The genomic stretch TAAAGAAAGGCTAAAACTAAACATCCAAAATCCTCTGCTCATTCTCCTTGATTGCATCAAATCATGTCAAGATAGCAAAGtttaaataataatgaagaGACCAGAGACAATCCTGAGAAATAGTAAACTGCAAGTAGATTATATACTGCAGTGTGTCTCAGAGTGAATGTAACCAAAGAAGCACATTTCAATCAAGTGTCCTAGTTCATACACATCACGGTAGAATATAGTGGAAGAAGAAGCTGCTAAAGAGAAGATGTAGTAATGTATTATAGAGCAAAGACTCACTTCACTCCTCAATGCAGCTGTTGCAGTTCGACGTTCTGCTGGGTCAATTGCAAGAAGAGTCTCAATTAGAGGCAGTGATGATGGTGGAAAGTCTTTAAAAGTCTCAGCTATACATCGCTTGTATGATTGTTGGGGCTTAAATATGGTTGCATGTGGCAGCTTTGACTTTTTCCAATACTCTTCAGATGGGGAGCCACATAGTTTAAATATCTTGTGTAGTTGCTCCACCTATACAACAACCATAACAACCAAGCCTTAATCCCAAACTAGTATTCAATGACAAAATTAACATTAGTATACAAAGAGAAATCCTTTGCATGCATAACAATACAAGCGCTTCTGCTACATCAATAGATCATCTTTCCAATAAACCGCTGAAGTGTTCACTTTCTTGGTCAGCCAAAGCAGTACCGTAAGCAAACAAATGAAACACATAGTTTATGATATAACAAGAAACATGTTACAAAAGAAATAATTGACATCCTGCAACACTGAACGGTCTAGATGAAGCATCTCTGGATGAAGTAAGAATGTGGTGGTGGATGAAACTGAATAAATCAATAATGTTACCTCAGTGCGACCAGGCATGATAGGCTTTCCAGCCAATAACTCTGCGAGAATGCAACCAGCACTCCAGAGGTCCACACCAACGCCATAATCAGTGGCCCCAAGAAGAAGCTCTGGGGGTCGGTACCATAGGGTAACCACCCTGCTAGTCATAGGCTGCTTGTGATTAGGATCAAAAAAGGACGCCAGCCCAAAGTCAGCAATTTTGAGCACTCCGTCATTGCCAATAAGAAGATTTGAGCCTTTAATATCACGATGGAGCACACAGCGATTGTGACAATGTTCAAGGCCAGATAACAACTGATGCATGTAACATTTCACCTGCCATATTCTTACATATAAGATGAAAGCCACATATATCAAATCACGCAAACAACAACTAGCACAATAGCAAATTAACCACCTGAGGCTCCGTGAACTTGATATTAGGACTCGCTGCAAGTCCAGCTAAATCATGTTCCATGTACTCAAATACAAGATATAAACTACAAGACATCCTTGATGTCACCAGACCTTCTAATTTCACAACATTGGGATGATCCAATCGACGCAAAATCAAAATCTCCCTAGCCATGAACTTGACACTCTCGGGCTCCAAATTGTCAAACCGAACCTTCTTCAATGCAACAATTTTCCCCGTCAATGTATCCCTGGCTTTGTACACATTACTATATGTCCCTTGCCCAATctgaaaacaacaacaacaacaacatcagcAACAGATTAATTACAAAATCAGCAACAAATAACTTAAGAAATGAATAACTCAGCTTATTCTCCTTCTTAAATTCTCAGAATCccataaaacaaaaacccatttcATCAAATAAGCTCGACACTTATAAGAACATAATCACATTCTGTCTAATTATAGCAACATTAAACAACAACCACTTACGAAATCGAACACtgacacacacaaaaaaaaaaaaaaaaacagcacatTATCATTGACATTAACCAActtgacaacaacaaaaaaaacatatgtacCTTATCAAGTTTTTCAAAGGTATCAGCGCGACGAGGGGTCCAGCCATTGATAGCTTCACCAGCAACAGCAGAGAGCCAGGAAGGCCAGCCAGCAGCAACCTGTTCACCATGTATATGCTTAGGAGCATTACTTAATCTCGGATTAGGTTTCGAAGACCTattcctcttttctcttctccgTCTTTCCTCCACCACgtcattattatttatcttctcattttctccATTACAAACCTCATTCTCCTCCGCCTTCGCAACTCTAACTTCCACTTCTGTCCTCCGCTCTCCACCACCACCCTCTCTCTCCACCGCACATTTCTTCGCATTCAGCTCTTTCCCGAACACACACCCCATTTGCTGTCACTCTTCTTCCTCATTACAGTCCACAATCCCTCCTCTCTATGTCACTCAAAAACCCTTGTTAGCAatcgattttttatttatttttctaaaaaggaacaagggagagagagagagagagagagagagagagagaggtggctttttttgagagaaaaggaaaaggggaaGTAATGATTTGGAGTTGGGCACACCacagtcaaaaaaaaaaaaaccatgagttGCTTCTTCCTGCTGTTGCTGCGCTGcacaaaacaaggaaaaaagcaTATGCTgatggattattattattattattattacagggCATGGTTGTAAAATTCAAGACGTCGGACCTGAGTTTAAACTGgtttggtttggaaaaataaataaatctgattGACTTGGTGAGTAACTCAAGATGACtcgttgattttattaatttttgactTGGATTGATCAAAACTCGGATCTCAactcattcattaaaaaaaaaatggggtcAAAAGGAGTTGTTttgatacttttaaaaatatatatatatatcgggAGGTCGATCATGACCTTTCCTGGATCGGGTCTTGCACCTGCTTGTcagaaactaaaatataaatatatttttttaattatttgagttttttttaataaaaagcaaagtgTATAAAGAGACTGTGGATATGTTTTCTCGCAACTTGTactgctttctttctttctttctttctttctttctagtcTCTTCTAATTCTCCCTCGTCCTCCTATTTTTGACTCCCTTCCGGTGACGTGTGAGAGACACCCATTTTTTgatctatttcttttcttttctttttttgtggtttagCATGCTCAAGTAGTTTTGGGAGTTTGCTTtgcatacaaaatattttttgatttttatgtaaataattttttataaaatattaaaaaataaaattgatcaacataaaatatttaattcaattattgaaaatgaaaaatatctttagcttgtgagttttaaaaaaaaattatttatgttaatatatttataatatcatttaattatttcaactaTCATCACTATTTAGCTGTTGCTCATCGCCGCTATaacatgtattatttttatttttattatcctatcattattattatcacgaTCACCATGTATCTATCTTATCACTACCACGATTACTATTTACTCTCACCCTATAACCATTGtagtctttttaattatcataacaCATTATCATTACTGTATTACTGTtgtaattttcatattattacttataaatatcataaaatattttatgcaaagcaaaaatgttttcaaatcaactttcaaatattaagataacttttttaatgataaagatatttttaaattaagtttggtatattaaaattatatttttttttctaagtcttAAGTCCCCATCTATgaactaatttatttatgataaaaaaatgttttttaatgatcTTGTTTcatgctcaaaataaaaaataatagttcatttatcaattaatcaaaactTCAAAATTCTAGCATGTAAAAAACACGGAGTTTATGCCATTCAATACAATCCTTTTATCtattattatgaaatttatatGTGATATATTTAATAGATTATTTTAactattataaaatatacttaGATTTTAATAATTACACGATTTTAAAATGGAACAGAAATAATAGCAATAAGCACTTAGTAAAAATATtgcttcaaataattaaaactgaTTTATTTGCTCTTGGTTCACTGAATGGACCAGCGCATGGATGCCACGTCACTAACAGTTTCGCTCACGTGCCTCTCTTGGTGACGTGGCAAATGGTCATTTGGTAAGAGtaaatgaaaatgaagtgaGTTCCACTGGGAGGTATCAGAGCTGAACCACCGCATGATTTCCCTCCTGGCCCTGGATTTGATCACAGGGTGGCAGGTCCGCTATAACTCCAACCATATTTTGACATCTGGCATGATatatttgttataccaagtaaAGAAGTGGATTTTTGcaataatcagtttttttttcccctgcgTGCTAGTGAGGGCTAAggtaatgtttatttatttatttttagataaaaaaccGAGATGGTTAAATAATGGAAATATTATTTctatacctttttattttaaaaaatattataaaattattataaaattatcttaaagataaatgtattaaaatttttatattttcaactaaatatattttcattttatatgtttttttattctagaatAGTAATAAAATACAACTGAGGTGAGTGAAAAATATGgttagataattttattttgtttggctgTGAAAGAATCAAAATCTTCCtcgagattattttttttaagctgtgTTTGATTTTATAGCATGTTGAGTTCATTGATTGGAGGAGCAAAATGGGATTGTTGGATTGATAAGATTTTGAGATTTGGACTGACTTTATTAGGTGAGGGTTTGATTGTGcgaatggttttttaaaatatttttttatttaaaaatat from Populus alba chromosome 8, ASM523922v2, whole genome shotgun sequence encodes the following:
- the LOC118061041 gene encoding probable serine/threonine-protein kinase At1g54610, giving the protein MGCVFGKELNAKKCAVEREGGGGERRTEVEVRVAKAEENEVCNGENEKINNNDVVEERRRREKRNRSSKPNPRLSNAPKHIHGEQVAAGWPSWLSAVAGEAINGWTPRRADTFEKLDKIGQGTYSNVYKARDTLTGKIVALKKVRFDNLEPESVKFMAREILILRRLDHPNVVKLEGLVTSRMSCSLYLVFEYMEHDLAGLAASPNIKFTEPQVKCYMHQLLSGLEHCHNRCVLHRDIKGSNLLIGNDGVLKIADFGLASFFDPNHKQPMTSRVVTLWYRPPELLLGATDYGVGVDLWSAGCILAELLAGKPIMPGRTEVEQLHKIFKLCGSPSEEYWKKSKLPHATIFKPQQSYKRCIAETFKDFPPSSLPLIETLLAIDPAERRTATAALRSEFFTTKPYACDPSSLPKYPPSKEMDAKLRDEESRRLRAVGKASADGMKKARSRDRVARAIPAPEANAELQANLDRRRLITHANAKSKSEKFPPPHQDGTLGYPLGSSHHIDPVFDPPDVPFSTTNFSYSKAHIQTWSGPLVDPAAVGAPKRKKHR